One stretch of Tenacibaculum sp. MAR_2010_89 DNA includes these proteins:
- a CDS encoding YceI family protein has protein sequence MRLLIILLFIGQTIFAQKYFTRTGITEFKASVDAFEPVEAINNSTSAILTKNGDVASQLFVSAFKFKVALMQEHFNENYMDSDTYPKAVFRGKIENFKFDNLNSKTTYTLKGKLTIRGISKEISFPISLNKKDEKIKLTGNFSVSPKDYNIEIPSIIRKKIASKINIIINYELSEKK, from the coding sequence ATGAGACTATTAATTATATTATTATTTATTGGACAAACCATTTTCGCCCAAAAATACTTTACTAGAACTGGAATAACCGAATTCAAAGCTTCAGTTGATGCTTTTGAACCAGTTGAAGCAATTAATAATAGTACTTCTGCTATACTTACTAAAAATGGCGATGTAGCTTCCCAACTTTTTGTAAGTGCCTTTAAATTTAAAGTCGCCTTGATGCAAGAGCACTTTAATGAAAACTATATGGATTCAGACACTTACCCAAAAGCTGTTTTCAGGGGTAAAATTGAAAATTTCAAATTTGACAATCTTAATTCTAAAACTACCTATACATTAAAAGGGAAATTAACTATTAGAGGTATCTCAAAAGAAATCTCTTTTCCTATTTCTTTAAACAAAAAAGATGAAAAAATTAAACTGACTGGTAATTTTTCCGTAAGCCCTAAGGATTATAACATTGAAATACCTAGCATTATTAGAAAAAAAATAGCCAGCAAAATAAACATTATCATTAATTATGAGCTTTCAGAAAAAAAGTAA
- a CDS encoding zinc metallopeptidase, with translation MGLEYYIIIGVMALVSSLISNTLKQKFKKYSKVSLRNGMSGAEIAQKMLNDHGVFDVQVISTPGMLTDHYNPKNKTVNLSEGVYNQRNAAAAAVAAHEVGHAVQHAKAYKWLEMRSNLVPMVTVSSRFSQYLIMGGLVLGAASSLGYWVLAGGVVLMGMSTLFSFITLPVEYDASNRALAWLKAKNIVTREEFAGSKDALKWAARTYLVAALGSLAMLAYWAMKLMAASRD, from the coding sequence ATGGGTTTAGAATATTATATAATTATTGGAGTTATGGCTCTAGTAAGCTCGTTAATTAGCAATACGTTAAAACAAAAGTTTAAAAAATACTCAAAAGTTAGCTTGCGCAACGGAATGAGTGGTGCTGAAATTGCTCAAAAAATGTTGAATGATCATGGTGTTTTTGATGTTCAAGTTATATCAACTCCAGGAATGTTAACTGATCATTACAACCCTAAAAACAAAACAGTTAATTTAAGTGAAGGTGTATACAATCAACGTAACGCCGCTGCGGCCGCTGTTGCAGCTCACGAAGTAGGACACGCTGTACAACATGCAAAAGCATATAAATGGCTAGAAATGCGTTCAAATTTAGTACCAATGGTAACTGTATCTTCAAGATTCTCTCAATATTTAATCATGGGAGGATTAGTTTTGGGTGCTGCTTCAAGTTTAGGGTATTGGGTTTTAGCTGGTGGAGTTGTATTAATGGGAATGAGTACTTTATTTAGTTTTATTACCCTGCCTGTTGAGTATGATGCAAGTAATAGAGCTTTAGCTTGGTTAAAAGCCAAAAATATAGTCACTAGAGAAGAATTCGCTGGATCAAAAGATGCTTTAAAATGGGCGGCAAGAACTTATCTTGTAGCTGCCTTAGGCTCTTTAGCTATGCTTGCTTATTGGGCAATGAAATTAATGGCTGCTAGTAGAGACTAA
- a CDS encoding LytTR family DNA-binding domain-containing protein, which yields MKILILEDEIPAYQKLVNYLNDTFEEEFVHDLARSNSEGKKLLAQNKYDFILSDIQLLDGISFDLFDEVTINCPIIFCSAHDEYLFKAFNTNGIAYILKPFSKSDFKKAIEKYQALFNNGSYNKLNTNTISNLKSALKEENTSYKKRFVIKKAKGIQLLNVTNVSLIEASGDFCIATDNIGKRHTISQSLGSIFQQLNPNKFFKINRSQIISIDFIENIENHFKNRLLISYTGGKEKAMTSSSTTSDFRKWLE from the coding sequence ATGAAAATACTAATTCTAGAAGACGAAATACCTGCATATCAAAAATTAGTAAATTACCTGAATGATACTTTTGAAGAAGAATTTGTTCATGATTTAGCACGTTCTAACTCAGAAGGAAAAAAATTACTAGCTCAAAACAAATATGATTTTATTTTATCCGACATCCAATTATTAGACGGGATCTCCTTTGATTTATTTGATGAAGTAACTATAAATTGCCCTATTATTTTTTGTTCTGCACATGACGAATACTTATTCAAAGCTTTCAACACCAATGGAATTGCTTACATATTAAAACCTTTTTCAAAATCTGATTTTAAAAAAGCAATAGAAAAATATCAAGCTTTATTCAACAATGGAAGTTATAACAAACTTAACACTAACACAATATCAAACCTTAAATCTGCATTAAAAGAAGAGAACACTTCCTATAAAAAACGATTTGTTATTAAAAAAGCTAAAGGAATACAACTTTTAAACGTTACTAATGTAAGTTTAATAGAAGCCTCTGGTGACTTCTGTATAGCTACAGATAATATAGGAAAACGACATACAATATCTCAAAGCTTAGGTTCAATATTTCAACAATTAAACCCTAATAAGTTTTTCAAAATAAATAGAAGTCAAATTATTAGTATTGATTTTATAGAGAATATTGAAAATCATTTTAAAAACAGACTACTAATATCATACACTGGAGGAAAAGAAAAAGCAATGACAAGCTCATCTACAACCTCTGATTTTAGGAAATGGCTTGAGTAA
- a CDS encoding asparaginase, producing the protein MTKKPKILIVYTGGTIGMVKDYKTGALRAFDFSQISNKIPELQQLHCDIKTISFDEPIDSSNMNVNYYVSIAEIIADNYSIFDGFVVLTGSDTMSYTSSAISFMLENLQKPVIFTGSQLPIGDLRTDAKENLITSIQIASTLENNEPVIQEVGLYFEYKLYRANRTTKISAEQFEAFASMNYPPLVESGVHLNFNYPILLRSKNKEEKLIFRKKLDNNIAILKLFPGITKKVVESYKHIDGLKGIVLETYGSGNAPTQKWFLNLLEEFVNNGIYIVNVTQCEGGSVILGHYETSSDLKRIGVIDGKDITTETAVAKMMYLLGENLTKDQFKEYFELPLRGEINK; encoded by the coding sequence ATGACAAAAAAACCAAAAATACTTATTGTTTATACAGGTGGAACCATTGGTATGGTTAAAGATTATAAAACAGGAGCGTTAAGAGCATTTGATTTTAGTCAAATATCAAATAAGATACCAGAATTACAACAGTTACATTGTGATATAAAAACTATATCGTTTGATGAACCTATAGATTCATCTAATATGAACGTAAATTATTACGTAAGTATAGCTGAAATAATAGCAGATAATTACTCGATATTTGATGGTTTTGTAGTTTTAACTGGCTCGGATACTATGTCTTATACATCTTCAGCTATTAGTTTTATGTTAGAAAACCTGCAGAAGCCTGTGATTTTTACTGGTTCACAGTTGCCAATTGGAGATTTAAGAACAGATGCTAAAGAGAATTTAATAACTTCTATACAAATTGCGTCAACATTAGAAAATAATGAACCAGTAATTCAAGAAGTAGGGCTGTATTTTGAGTATAAACTATACAGAGCTAATAGAACAACAAAAATTAGTGCAGAACAATTTGAAGCATTTGCTTCTATGAATTACCCTCCGTTAGTTGAAAGTGGAGTGCACTTAAATTTTAATTATCCAATTTTATTAAGATCTAAGAATAAAGAAGAAAAGTTGATTTTTAGAAAAAAGTTAGATAATAACATTGCTATTTTGAAATTATTTCCAGGTATAACTAAAAAAGTTGTTGAAAGCTATAAGCATATTGACGGTTTAAAAGGTATAGTTTTAGAAACCTATGGTTCTGGTAATGCTCCAACTCAAAAATGGTTCCTGAATTTATTAGAAGAATTTGTAAATAATGGAATTTATATTGTAAATGTAACTCAGTGTGAAGGAGGAAGTGTTATTTTGGGACATTATGAAACAAGTTCAGATTTAAAGAGAATAGGGGTTATTGACGGGAAGGATATAACTACTGAAACTGCAGTAGCAAAAATGATGTATTTATTAGGTGAAAACTTAACAAAAGACCAATTTAAAGAATATTTTGAGTTACCACTTAGAGGAGAAATTAACAAATAA
- a CDS encoding sensor histidine kinase: MEFLFLFFFSGIDYIIGYWSGNNDWSKFPKPVDFFFKMIDRATYSTAFPFALLLTKKFYEGQSQILKIEKQQKENELKLLRSQIDPHFLFNNLNTLDSLIDSDSEKAKEYINRLSLIYRYLIQTKDAEVMELRSEIQFAENYIFLIETRFGNDYKFTIEKEGDITDKFIPTGALQALLENVVKHNKASNKVIKTQIKVTNDWLTVNNTKSNTLNKESLGTGLQNLQTRYELLSDKKVDIKNANSRFVISIPIIKLSEEN, encoded by the coding sequence TTGGAGTTTTTATTCTTGTTTTTTTTTTCAGGAATAGATTATATTATAGGGTATTGGTCTGGGAATAATGATTGGTCAAAATTCCCTAAGCCTGTCGATTTCTTTTTTAAGATGATAGATCGCGCAACATACTCTACAGCTTTTCCTTTTGCTCTTTTATTAACCAAAAAATTCTACGAAGGGCAAAGTCAAATATTAAAAATAGAAAAACAACAAAAAGAAAATGAGCTAAAGCTATTACGCTCACAAATAGACCCACATTTTCTGTTTAACAACTTAAACACATTAGATTCATTAATAGATTCTGACTCAGAAAAAGCAAAAGAATATATTAATCGCTTATCGTTAATCTATCGATATCTTATCCAAACAAAAGATGCAGAAGTTATGGAATTACGAAGTGAGATTCAATTTGCAGAAAACTATATTTTTTTAATTGAAACTCGCTTTGGTAACGACTATAAGTTTACTATTGAAAAAGAAGGCGATATTACAGATAAATTTATACCAACTGGAGCATTACAAGCACTATTAGAAAATGTAGTAAAGCATAATAAAGCTAGCAATAAAGTTATAAAAACTCAAATTAAAGTAACAAATGACTGGCTTACTGTTAATAACACAAAATCTAACACCTTAAACAAAGAAAGTTTAGGAACTGGATTACAAAATTTACAGACTCGTTATGAGTTGTTATCTGACAAAAAAGTAGATATCAAAAATGCCAATAGTCGTTTTGTAATATCTATTCCAATAATCAAATTGAGTGAAGAAAACTAA
- a CDS encoding outer membrane beta-barrel protein codes for MKLLTTTLLLFFIITTTFSQHSISGKVIDQNNTTVPFANVILKEKKGNKTPKGTVTDENGNYKFENISSNTYQIEISVLGFKIEKSKEFKLDSNKTLNFTLKEESQTLNEVVIKSKRPVIKQTAEKLIVDLEKTEMVNSSLQDVMRKVPGVLVTNSGITIAGKSGVRILINGKTTEYMDVDTLLRDFPADNISKVEVVEQPGAEYDASGSGAIINIILKKNVSLGTHGSVMGWIGEDEGFEYGTRASIASYKNKLNWQTSISHSQPTWRDDLFLVRTVGNETYDQATKEPYNPNRFTVSGSLDYYINDKNSIGIGGRWNNRKSDRIASSKTIISRTNTTDILFSENSFDRDRVDFNINPYYEYKSDTDKLLIDFNYIDYKNDNTNTLSDVPGSTIPFQDRRYLQDGKYTIKTYRIDYNKTFSDNFKLSIGSKYAMVNTDSDLKSFLENNTGTFDFDQTNSSQFLVNENIFAIYSKINANYGKWSFSGGLRFEDSNTDGTSVFLKNGQMVTELKKRPISKLFPSASISRKITEEIGSSLSYSYRIRRPSYNSLNSFATYLDPFSAGEGNPALKPAFTNNYQFNLTYKGQPFFTVGYSKTNDVIFDLIKQDNSNAQIRQQAVNVENFTNWNFRLFGPLNFIKGVEGYTGFIVNKNSYNSIIHGVDLSKWNLFWFIQASYKLPWDVNFEMSGNYGTGALQGQIDVDWLAGLDFSLGKKFLDDKLKVNLGFNKMLNRGFNGTIDYGNGTAKVESNGSRQNIQLRLTYSFGSKFGKKKSKRNSSRDEENRIQDNN; via the coding sequence ATGAAACTTTTAACTACTACTCTTTTATTATTCTTTATAATAACAACAACTTTTTCTCAACATAGCATTAGCGGTAAGGTAATTGATCAAAACAACACAACTGTTCCATTTGCTAACGTAATTTTAAAAGAAAAAAAAGGAAACAAAACTCCAAAAGGAACTGTTACTGATGAAAATGGTAACTATAAATTTGAAAACATCTCTTCTAATACTTATCAAATTGAAATTTCTGTTTTAGGTTTCAAAATAGAGAAATCTAAAGAGTTTAAACTTGACAGCAATAAAACTTTAAACTTCACTTTAAAAGAAGAAAGTCAAACATTAAATGAAGTAGTTATTAAATCTAAAAGACCAGTTATAAAACAAACTGCGGAAAAATTAATTGTAGATTTAGAAAAAACTGAAATGGTTAATTCTAGCTTACAGGATGTAATGCGAAAAGTTCCTGGAGTTTTAGTAACTAATAGTGGAATTACCATAGCTGGGAAAAGCGGCGTACGAATTCTTATTAATGGAAAAACAACTGAATACATGGATGTTGACACTTTATTACGTGATTTTCCTGCTGATAATATTTCTAAAGTAGAGGTCGTAGAACAACCCGGTGCCGAATACGATGCTTCTGGGTCAGGAGCTATTATAAATATTATTCTAAAGAAAAACGTTAGTTTAGGAACTCATGGTAGTGTAATGGGATGGATTGGTGAAGATGAAGGTTTTGAATATGGAACTAGAGCCTCGATAGCTAGTTATAAAAACAAACTAAACTGGCAAACTAGTATTAGTCATTCACAACCAACATGGAGAGATGATTTATTTTTAGTAAGAACCGTTGGAAATGAAACTTATGATCAAGCAACCAAAGAACCGTATAACCCTAATAGATTTACAGTTAGCGGTAGCTTAGATTATTATATTAATGATAAAAACTCTATAGGTATTGGTGGGCGATGGAATAACAGAAAATCAGACAGGATTGCCTCAAGTAAAACTATTATATCTAGAACTAATACCACTGATATATTATTTTCAGAAAATAGTTTTGATAGAGATAGAGTTGACTTTAACATCAACCCATATTACGAGTACAAATCAGACACAGACAAACTTTTAATCGATTTTAACTATATTGATTATAAAAACGATAATACAAACACGTTATCAGATGTTCCAGGAAGCACAATTCCTTTTCAAGACCGTAGGTATCTTCAAGATGGTAAATACACTATTAAAACGTATAGAATTGACTATAACAAAACCTTCTCTGATAACTTTAAATTAAGTATCGGTAGTAAATACGCTATGGTAAATACTGATAGTGATTTAAAATCATTTTTAGAAAACAACACTGGAACATTTGACTTTGATCAAACAAATAGTAGCCAATTTTTAGTTAATGAAAATATTTTCGCCATATATTCAAAAATTAATGCCAACTACGGAAAATGGTCTTTTTCTGGTGGCTTACGTTTTGAAGATAGTAACACTGATGGTACTTCAGTTTTTTTAAAAAATGGCCAAATGGTTACAGAATTAAAGAAAAGACCTATAAGTAAATTATTCCCTAGCGCTTCAATTAGTAGAAAAATTACTGAAGAAATAGGAAGTAGTTTATCTTATAGTTATAGAATTAGAAGACCTTCTTATAATAGTTTAAATTCATTCGCTACTTACCTAGACCCCTTTTCAGCTGGTGAAGGAAATCCAGCCTTAAAACCTGCCTTTACTAATAACTACCAATTTAATTTAACTTACAAAGGGCAACCTTTCTTTACAGTTGGTTACAGTAAAACCAATGATGTTATTTTTGATTTAATTAAACAAGATAATAGCAACGCACAGATTAGACAACAAGCAGTAAATGTTGAAAACTTCACCAATTGGAACTTTAGATTATTCGGTCCATTAAACTTTATTAAAGGAGTTGAAGGTTATACTGGTTTTATAGTTAACAAAAATAGCTACAACTCAATAATACATGGAGTAGATTTATCAAAGTGGAATTTGTTTTGGTTTATTCAAGCTAGCTACAAACTACCTTGGGATGTTAACTTTGAAATGAGTGGTAATTACGGAACTGGAGCTTTACAAGGACAAATTGATGTTGATTGGCTTGCTGGTTTAGATTTTTCACTTGGAAAAAAATTTTTAGATGATAAATTAAAAGTTAACCTAGGCTTTAATAAAATGTTAAACCGTGGTTTTAACGGAACAATTGATTACGGAAACGGAACTGCCAAAGTAGAAAGTAATGGTTCACGTCAGAACATTCAACTACGATTAACCTATAGTTTTGGATCTAAATTTGGAAAGAAAAAATCAAAGCGTAACTCTTCTAGAGATGAAGAAAACAGGATTCAAGATAATAATTAA
- the lepA gene encoding translation elongation factor 4, translating into MKNIRNFCIIAHIDHGKSTLADRLLDYTGAVTEREKQDQLLDNMDLERERGITIKSHAIQMDYIHNGEPYVLNLIDTPGHVDFSYEVSRSIAACEGALLIVDAAQSIQAQTISNLYLALENDLEIIPVLNKVDLPSANPEEVTDDIVDLLGCDPEDVIHASGKTGFGVDNILSAIIDKIPAPEGNPDAPLKALIFDSVYNSYRGIETYFRVIDGSIKKNQQIKFVATGKQYTADEVGTLKLEQVVKKEVNTGDVGYLITGIKAAKEVKVGDTITDFENPTTDIIDGFEDVKPMVFAGIYPVDTEDYEELRNSMEKLQLNDASLVFQPESSAALGFGFRCGFLGMLHMEIIQERLEREFNMTVITTVPNVSYHAYTKKNPDEIVLLNNPTDLPDPSRLDRVEEPFIKATIITKSDFVGQVMSLCIEKRGEIVNQTYLTTERVELTFDMPLAEIVFDFYDRLKTVSKGYASFDYSPIGMRSSKLVRVDILLNAQPVDALSALLHADNAYTIGKKIVEKLKTLIPRQQFDIPIQAAIGAKVIARETTKALRKDVTAKCYGGDISRKRKLLEKQKKGKKRMRQVGNVEIPQEAFMAVLKLND; encoded by the coding sequence ATGAAAAACATTAGAAATTTTTGCATCATTGCACACATAGATCACGGAAAAAGTACATTAGCAGATAGATTGTTAGATTATACAGGAGCAGTTACTGAACGTGAAAAGCAAGATCAATTATTAGATAATATGGATTTAGAGCGTGAGCGTGGTATAACTATTAAATCACATGCTATTCAAATGGATTATATTCATAATGGAGAGCCTTATGTTTTAAACTTAATTGATACTCCTGGGCACGTTGATTTCTCATATGAGGTGTCTCGTTCTATTGCAGCATGTGAAGGAGCTTTATTAATAGTGGATGCTGCTCAAAGTATTCAAGCTCAAACAATTTCTAATTTATATTTAGCATTAGAAAATGATTTAGAAATTATTCCAGTACTTAATAAGGTAGATTTACCAAGTGCTAACCCAGAAGAGGTAACTGATGATATTGTTGATTTATTAGGATGTGATCCGGAAGATGTAATTCATGCAAGTGGTAAAACTGGTTTTGGTGTAGACAATATTTTATCAGCAATAATTGATAAAATTCCTGCACCTGAAGGAAATCCTGATGCGCCTTTAAAGGCATTGATTTTTGATAGTGTTTATAATTCTTATAGAGGTATTGAAACTTATTTTAGAGTTATTGATGGTTCAATCAAAAAAAACCAGCAAATAAAGTTTGTAGCTACAGGAAAACAGTATACTGCTGATGAAGTAGGTACTCTTAAACTAGAACAAGTTGTTAAAAAAGAAGTTAATACTGGAGACGTTGGGTATTTAATAACAGGAATTAAAGCAGCAAAAGAAGTTAAAGTAGGAGATACTATTACAGATTTTGAAAACCCAACTACAGATATTATAGATGGTTTTGAGGATGTAAAACCAATGGTTTTTGCTGGTATTTATCCAGTTGATACTGAAGATTATGAAGAATTACGTAATTCAATGGAGAAATTACAACTAAATGATGCTTCGTTAGTATTTCAACCAGAAAGTTCAGCAGCATTAGGATTTGGTTTTAGATGTGGGTTCTTAGGAATGTTACATATGGAAATAATTCAAGAACGTTTAGAGCGCGAGTTCAATATGACTGTTATTACAACGGTTCCTAACGTTTCTTACCATGCATATACAAAGAAAAATCCTGATGAAATTGTATTATTGAATAATCCAACTGACTTACCAGACCCGTCAAGATTGGATAGAGTAGAGGAGCCTTTTATTAAAGCAACTATAATTACAAAATCTGATTTTGTAGGTCAGGTAATGAGTTTATGTATAGAAAAGAGAGGAGAAATAGTTAATCAAACATATTTAACAACAGAAAGAGTTGAGTTAACTTTTGACATGCCTTTAGCTGAAATTGTTTTTGATTTTTATGATCGATTAAAAACAGTATCGAAAGGTTACGCTTCTTTTGATTATTCACCAATAGGAATGAGGTCTTCTAAATTGGTTCGTGTAGATATTTTATTGAATGCTCAGCCAGTAGATGCACTTTCTGCTTTATTACATGCGGATAATGCTTACACAATAGGTAAGAAAATTGTAGAGAAATTAAAAACATTAATTCCAAGACAACAATTTGATATTCCTATTCAAGCTGCCATTGGTGCAAAAGTTATAGCAAGAGAAACTACAAAAGCTTTACGTAAAGATGTAACAGCGAAATGTTATGGAGGTGATATTTCTAGAAAACGTAAATTATTAGAGAAACAGAAAAAAGGAAAGAAAAGAATGCGTCAAGTTGGTAACGTAGAAATTCCACAAGAAGCATTTATGGCTGTCTTAAAACTGAATGATTAA
- a CDS encoding T9SS type A sorting domain-containing protein → MIRKLLLFFGLLLVVISTVAQTTPSEYGDSPDWKNVLAFGGDGKETVIEMQKDASGNLYVLGNFYGKTIIDSKTIESQGENSNIYLAKFNIDGKLLWITQSDSEISGNLDAFQIKLKGTHIYVLGSFKNGDKLSNQVLSGSKPNNYFFAKYDIDGTLVQKKVLESITTVTDGYQKPIFTFNDTEKVFYIAVYNELHSVNEELTQVELKKTYDVDLLITDILFLNNSIFITGNTKRDVMLGNVQLSFTGRYSSLFYASLNTDLETNWAYVAKYDTSDRGDSKIGKFSVKNNQLFWSGVVNGKETINNLTFSQSGTTNLLPFIVSVNATNGNLSSLRWFLQNKVITSDRSINNIKHLINENDEITFLYKTIDFTSLNRLILNSGEGAEEVKTNVLTENVLSIYGLNGEEIKSNINTNLNLNITKYINSDEQWKQVFVGENGSSSNVLDVVSDKGNYYYALVEDGRKTNNTFGSGDLALIKVDFNNQIIWSKPIIGDFNGATSVGNFITYNNGNVFLSGDILGDVRIGDQEINPVNNEYRTLLLTKVSSEGVLINHTLINPSTNENQFIDVISHDNGKIVVTQLIGNKKAKATLFNADLTINKAVTFEASTVYILEGTKGKDNRTYLVGEFYGDTVTYDGTVYNKPNTDTAKNGNNVFFELDSEFNFLNVFNYAHSSKNYGSWPTSIVSDGKGNKYIGGVVVYTQEYSFNNITPNFDSRAPRYNLYYAKVNKDNNFDWVKTIGSNELLLNYSSIDIDQKGNLYASGYFKKKMFINDKIELSFDYEEGRSSYIIKYNTLGEVQWVKTIPSTSITNTAGVAVNNTGELVLGGYFSKNGTFSKGFHYTSKGGSKGFLAILEANKSLTVNEVGLEKNMTVYPNPSNGIFNVNTSLLTLSKNKIYTQVFDLQGRIVYSKMNSVINNEIGFSLKGYSKGVYIVKITDGIHKYSNKIILE, encoded by the coding sequence ATGATAAGAAAATTACTTTTATTTTTTGGACTGCTATTAGTAGTAATAAGTACTGTAGCCCAAACTACTCCATCAGAATATGGTGATTCTCCAGATTGGAAAAATGTACTAGCTTTTGGAGGAGATGGAAAAGAGACAGTAATAGAAATGCAAAAAGATGCAAGTGGGAACTTGTATGTATTGGGTAATTTTTATGGAAAAACTATAATTGATTCTAAAACTATAGAAAGTCAAGGAGAGAATTCGAATATCTATTTAGCAAAATTTAATATTGATGGTAAATTATTATGGATTACTCAAAGTGATAGTGAGATAAGTGGAAATTTAGACGCTTTTCAAATAAAATTAAAAGGTACTCATATTTATGTTTTAGGAAGTTTTAAAAATGGAGACAAATTATCTAATCAGGTTCTGTCTGGTTCGAAACCTAATAACTATTTTTTTGCTAAATATGATATAGATGGAACGTTAGTGCAAAAAAAGGTTTTGGAAAGTATAACAACAGTTACTGACGGATATCAAAAACCAATATTCACCTTCAATGATACTGAGAAGGTATTTTATATAGCTGTTTATAATGAATTACACTCTGTGAATGAAGAGTTAACTCAAGTAGAACTTAAAAAAACGTATGATGTTGATTTGTTAATTACAGATATTCTATTTTTAAATAATTCTATTTTTATTACAGGAAATACTAAAAGGGATGTTATGTTGGGGAATGTTCAGTTATCTTTTACAGGAAGATATTCGTCTCTTTTTTATGCGTCATTAAATACTGATTTAGAAACTAATTGGGCATATGTGGCAAAATATGACACTTCAGATAGAGGAGATTCTAAAATTGGAAAGTTTAGTGTTAAGAATAATCAATTATTTTGGAGTGGTGTAGTAAATGGGAAAGAAACTATTAATAACTTGACTTTTTCACAATCTGGAACTACTAATTTATTACCTTTTATTGTTTCTGTTAATGCTACTAATGGAAATTTAAGTTCTTTAAGATGGTTTCTTCAAAATAAGGTAATTACTAGTGATAGGAGTATAAATAATATTAAACATTTGATAAACGAGAATGATGAAATAACCTTTTTATATAAAACTATTGATTTTACAAGTTTAAATAGGTTAATTTTAAATTCTGGAGAAGGAGCAGAGGAGGTAAAAACAAATGTTTTGACTGAAAATGTACTGTCAATTTATGGTCTTAATGGTGAAGAAATAAAATCAAACATTAATACTAATTTAAATTTAAATATAACAAAGTATATTAATAGTGATGAGCAATGGAAGCAGGTTTTTGTAGGAGAGAATGGTAGTTCTTCTAATGTTCTTGATGTGGTTTCTGATAAAGGAAATTATTATTATGCATTGGTTGAAGATGGTAGAAAAACGAATAATACTTTTGGAAGTGGAGATTTAGCTTTAATTAAAGTTGATTTTAATAATCAAATAATTTGGTCAAAACCTATTATTGGAGATTTTAATGGAGCTACGAGTGTAGGAAATTTTATTACCTATAATAATGGTAATGTGTTTTTGTCTGGAGATATTTTAGGAGATGTAAGGATAGGTGATCAAGAAATAAATCCAGTAAATAATGAGTACAGAACTTTATTGTTGACTAAGGTTTCTTCTGAAGGTGTATTAATAAATCATACATTAATAAACCCGTCAACTAACGAAAATCAATTTATTGATGTTATATCTCATGATAATGGTAAAATTGTGGTTACTCAATTAATTGGGAATAAAAAGGCGAAAGCAACATTGTTTAACGCTGATTTAACTATTAATAAAGCAGTAACTTTTGAAGCTTCTACAGTTTATATTTTAGAAGGAACCAAAGGGAAGGATAATAGAACATATTTAGTTGGTGAATTTTATGGAGATACTGTAACTTATGATGGAACAGTTTATAATAAACCTAATACTGATACTGCAAAAAATGGAAATAATGTTTTCTTTGAGTTAGATAGTGAATTTAATTTTTTAAATGTATTTAATTATGCTCATTCGTCTAAAAATTATGGTTCATGGCCTACTTCTATAGTGAGTGACGGCAAGGGTAATAAATATATTGGAGGGGTTGTTGTTTATACTCAAGAATATTCTTTTAATAATATAACGCCTAACTTTGATTCAAGAGCACCAAGGTATAATTTATATTATGCAAAAGTAAATAAAGATAATAATTTTGATTGGGTTAAAACGATAGGAAGTAATGAGTTGCTTTTAAATTACTCATCAATTGATATTGATCAAAAAGGTAACTTATATGCTTCAGGTTATTTTAAAAAGAAAATGTTTATTAATGATAAAATAGAATTGTCTTTTGATTATGAAGAAGGACGTAGTTCTTATATTATTAAATATAACACATTGGGTGAGGTACAATGGGTAAAAACAATTCCTTCAACTTCAATTACAAATACAGCAGGAGTAGCTGTTAATAATACTGGAGAACTAGTGCTAGGAGGTTATTTTTCTAAAAACGGTACTTTTAGTAAGGGTTTTCATTATACTAGTAAAGGTGGTTCAAAAGGTTTTTTAGCAATATTAGAAGCTAATAAATCATTAACTGTTAATGAAGTTGGTTTAGAGAAAAATATGACGGTTTATCCTAATCCTTCAAATGGTATTTTTAATGTTAATACTTCTTTATTAACACTGTCTAAGAATAAAATTTATACTCAGGTTTTTGATTTGCAAGGAAGAATTGTTTACAGTAAAATGAATTCAGTAATTAATAATGAAATAGGGTTTAGTCTTAAAGGTTATTCTAAAGGTGTTTATATTGTTAAGATTACAGATGGCATTCATAAATATTCAAATAAAATTATTTTAGAATAA